From Myxococcales bacterium, the proteins below share one genomic window:
- the purD gene encoding phosphoribosylamine--glycine ligase: MSTPSRLNAAVLGRGAREHALALRLEADLGPGAVVVVPGNPGVRGSLGDVSTGALPAELRRRDVSLVVIGPEALLAEGLADALRAEGFAVVGPTREAAALETSKAFAKSFLSRHAIPTARALTLEAGESLRSETPWGDDAEDGGVVKYDGLAEGKGVIVCESAEAVRTAVGELRARYGPDARLLIEERLLGPELSLMLLVSDGEAVLLPESRDHKRLLDHDEGPNTGGMGAFSPVLAADDPLRARLLTEIVTPTVRGLVADGLRYRGFLYIGLILTSDGPKVLEFNVRFGDPEAQVVLPRIGGSFAELCLRCAEGRLAGASAAALDHHAVGVVLARAGYPTTSEGPPVCLADAALAPSGRVHVCVASALRHEPASLCFTRGRALTVVGLGPSRAAAREAAYARVGSLGAPGLVHRSDIGSGS, encoded by the coding sequence ATGAGCACGCCCTCGCGCTTGAACGCGGCGGTGCTCGGGCGTGGCGCGCGTGAGCACGCCCTCGCGCTGCGCCTCGAGGCCGACCTCGGCCCCGGCGCGGTCGTAGTGGTGCCGGGCAATCCCGGCGTGCGCGGCTCACTCGGCGACGTCTCGACGGGGGCGCTCCCCGCGGAGCTCCGCCGGCGCGACGTCTCGCTGGTAGTGATAGGGCCCGAAGCGCTGCTCGCCGAGGGCCTCGCCGACGCGCTCCGCGCCGAGGGCTTCGCGGTCGTCGGCCCTACGCGCGAGGCCGCTGCGCTCGAGACGTCGAAGGCGTTCGCGAAGTCTTTCCTCTCGAGGCACGCCATCCCGACCGCGCGCGCCCTCACGCTCGAGGCCGGCGAGTCGCTGCGCTCCGAGACGCCGTGGGGCGACGACGCCGAGGACGGCGGGGTGGTGAAGTACGATGGCCTCGCCGAGGGCAAGGGAGTCATCGTCTGCGAGAGCGCCGAGGCGGTGCGGACCGCGGTGGGCGAGCTCCGCGCGCGGTACGGCCCCGACGCGCGGCTCCTCATCGAAGAGCGGCTCCTCGGGCCCGAGCTCTCCCTCATGCTCCTCGTGTCGGACGGCGAGGCCGTGCTCCTGCCCGAGTCCCGCGATCACAAGCGCCTCCTCGACCACGACGAGGGCCCCAACACAGGCGGCATGGGCGCCTTCTCGCCCGTGCTCGCGGCCGACGATCCGCTCCGCGCGCGCCTCCTCACGGAGATCGTCACGCCCACGGTGCGCGGCCTCGTGGCGGACGGCCTGCGCTATCGCGGCTTTCTTTACATCGGACTTATTCTCACGAGCGACGGGCCGAAGGTGCTCGAGTTCAACGTGCGGTTCGGCGATCCCGAGGCGCAGGTGGTGCTCCCGCGGATCGGCGGCAGCTTCGCGGAGCTCTGCTTGCGGTGCGCCGAGGGGCGCCTCGCGGGCGCTTCGGCGGCGGCCCTCGACCACCACGCGGTCGGCGTGGTCCTCGCGCGGGCCGGCTACCCCACCACGAGCGAGGGCCCCCCGGTCTGCCTCGCCGACGCGGCGCTCGCGCCCTCCGGACGCGTCCACGTGTGCGTGGCGAGCGCCCTCCGTCACGAGCCTGCCTCCCTCTGCTTCACGCGGGGGCGCGCGCTCACCGTCGTGGGTCTTGGGCCGTCGCGGGCGGCGGCGCGCGAGGCCGCCTACGCGCGGGTCGGCTCGCTCGGGGCGCCGGGCCTCGTGCACCGATCCGACATCGGGAGCGGCTCGTGA
- the purB gene encoding adenylosuccinate lyase has translation MTSIDAHRARAISPLDGRYGARLAPLSEYFSEHALMRARLTVEVEHALALDDTGLFGTLDAEERERLRAAAELDDAGYGELKSIESELRHDVKACEVYLRRRGALRRPNRVHFGLTSEDVNNLAYGVLFDGFLGDVQLPLVRRLGTALTVLVREHAATPFPANTHGQPASPTTAGKELAVFLGRVVRAHDALARQRLFGKLNGATGNRSALRAACPTYDWASYERRVVERLGLVPNPATTQIEDHDSLARWLNEVRVTNNVVLDLCQDAWQYVSRGWLAQRAQPGEVGSSTMPHKVNPIHFENAEGNLLLSNSALAFLADKLCRSRMQRDLSDSTVLRNVGVALAHHVLALEEVLVGLGRVAVDPAACLAAIAAVPELLAEPIQTILRLHTDGDPYQTLKDLTRGRALTRAALEAFVATLDVGAHVKEQLLGLEVTAYLGDAEATARAIADLADEALGQ, from the coding sequence GTGACCTCGATCGACGCGCACCGCGCTCGCGCGATCTCGCCGCTCGATGGTCGCTACGGAGCGCGCCTGGCGCCCCTCTCCGAGTACTTCTCGGAGCACGCGCTCATGCGCGCACGCCTCACCGTGGAGGTGGAGCACGCGCTCGCGCTCGACGACACCGGGCTCTTCGGCACGCTCGACGCGGAGGAGCGCGAGCGCCTTCGGGCCGCCGCCGAGCTCGACGACGCGGGTTACGGCGAGCTGAAGTCGATCGAGAGCGAGCTTCGCCACGACGTCAAGGCGTGCGAGGTGTATCTCCGCCGGCGCGGCGCCCTCCGGCGCCCGAACCGCGTCCACTTCGGCCTCACCTCCGAGGACGTGAACAACCTGGCGTACGGCGTACTCTTCGACGGCTTCCTCGGCGACGTGCAGCTCCCGCTCGTGCGGCGACTCGGCACGGCGCTCACGGTCCTGGTGCGCGAGCACGCGGCCACGCCCTTCCCCGCGAACACGCACGGTCAGCCCGCCTCCCCGACCACGGCGGGGAAGGAGCTCGCCGTATTCCTGGGGCGCGTCGTGCGCGCGCACGACGCGCTCGCGCGGCAGCGCCTCTTCGGCAAGCTGAACGGCGCGACCGGCAACCGCTCGGCCCTGCGCGCCGCGTGTCCCACCTACGACTGGGCGAGCTACGAGCGACGCGTGGTCGAGCGCCTCGGCCTCGTGCCGAACCCCGCGACGACCCAGATCGAGGACCACGACTCGCTCGCTCGGTGGCTCAACGAGGTGCGCGTCACGAACAACGTCGTCCTCGATCTCTGCCAGGACGCCTGGCAGTACGTCTCCCGCGGGTGGCTCGCCCAGCGGGCGCAGCCAGGCGAGGTTGGGTCTTCGACCATGCCGCACAAGGTGAACCCGATCCACTTCGAGAACGCCGAGGGCAACCTGCTCCTCTCGAACAGCGCCCTCGCGTTCCTCGCCGACAAGCTCTGCCGCTCCCGGATGCAGCGCGATCTCTCCGACAGCACGGTGCTCCGCAACGTCGGCGTCGCGCTCGCGCACCACGTGCTCGCCCTCGAGGAGGTGCTCGTCGGTCTTGGGCGCGTGGCGGTCGACCCTGCGGCGTGCCTCGCGGCGATCGCCGCCGTGCCGGAGCTGCTGGCCGAGCCGATCCAGACCATCCTGCGCCTCCACACCGACGGCGACCCGTACCAAACGCTGAAGGACCTCACGCGGGGGCGAGCGCTCACGCGCGCGGCGCTCGAGGCGTTCGTCGCGACCCTCGACGTGGGCGCACACGTGAAAGAGCAGCTCCTCGGGCTCGAGGTCACGGCCTACCTAGGCGACGCCGAGGCGACGGCCCGCGCGATCGCGGACCTCGCGGACGAGGCGCTCGGGCAATGA
- a CDS encoding AIR carboxylase family protein yields MKVIAEVRTPQLTKLHAGKVRDSFRIDAERRLIVVTDRISAFDLRLSTPVPQKGEVLNRLAAFWFSATRDVVPNHLLEAVSEQASLVREATPVRVEMVVRGYMAGSMARGYAAGKREFSGASVGAGLEENGRLPSPIVTPTTKEDADREITPDDLVREGLATKALYDKMASVSLELFRRGSEVLRAKGLVLADTKYEFGLIGDDLVLIDEIHTPDSSRIWDAATYAKSPKDVPPLDKELVRAFMLRERERTGAFPLALPASVVEETRARYVELLRRVTGHEPSGAPDPLARLYEALVAGGHIKPGFVVVCMGSPSDVEHAKRVRKVLASYGVRTFVRVISAHKNGERIQELADSYNGALEPGAVIAIAGESNGLGGALAANLELPVVNAPPYGDKSDLILNLQSSLMMPSNIPATTAIRPENAALAALRSLNLRHLKARFSGEIREMKARLIRADDAMQRELGADDEAVT; encoded by the coding sequence ATGAAGGTGATCGCCGAAGTCCGAACGCCGCAGCTCACCAAGCTCCACGCAGGGAAGGTCCGCGACAGCTTCCGCATCGACGCGGAGCGCCGCCTCATCGTCGTGACCGATCGTATCAGCGCGTTCGATCTGCGCCTCTCGACACCCGTGCCGCAGAAAGGTGAGGTGCTGAACCGCCTCGCCGCGTTCTGGTTCTCGGCAACGCGGGACGTCGTGCCGAACCATTTGCTCGAGGCCGTCTCCGAGCAGGCCTCCCTCGTACGCGAGGCCACCCCCGTGCGCGTCGAGATGGTCGTGCGCGGGTACATGGCCGGGAGCATGGCGAGAGGCTACGCGGCCGGCAAGCGCGAGTTCTCGGGCGCGAGCGTCGGAGCCGGCCTCGAGGAGAACGGTCGCCTTCCTTCGCCCATCGTCACGCCCACCACCAAGGAAGACGCGGATCGCGAGATCACCCCCGACGACCTCGTGCGGGAGGGCCTCGCGACGAAGGCGCTCTACGACAAGATGGCGAGCGTGTCACTCGAGCTGTTCCGCCGCGGCAGCGAGGTCCTCCGCGCGAAGGGCCTCGTGCTGGCCGACACGAAGTACGAGTTCGGGCTCATCGGCGACGACCTCGTGCTCATCGACGAGATCCACACGCCGGACTCTTCCCGCATCTGGGACGCGGCCACCTACGCGAAGAGCCCGAAGGACGTGCCCCCGCTCGACAAGGAGCTCGTCCGCGCGTTCATGCTCAGGGAGCGAGAGCGAACCGGGGCCTTCCCGCTCGCGCTCCCCGCGAGCGTCGTCGAGGAGACGCGTGCACGCTACGTCGAGCTCCTTCGCAGAGTCACGGGCCACGAGCCCTCGGGCGCGCCGGACCCGCTCGCGCGGCTCTACGAGGCGCTCGTCGCGGGGGGCCACATCAAGCCCGGCTTCGTGGTCGTGTGCATGGGCTCGCCCTCCGACGTGGAGCACGCCAAGCGCGTGCGGAAGGTGCTCGCGAGCTACGGGGTCCGCACCTTCGTGCGCGTGATCTCCGCGCACAAGAACGGCGAGCGCATCCAAGAGCTCGCGGACAGCTACAACGGCGCGCTCGAGCCCGGCGCGGTCATCGCGATCGCGGGAGAGTCGAACGGCCTCGGCGGGGCCCTCGCGGCGAACCTCGAGCTGCCCGTGGTGAACGCGCCCCCCTACGGCGATAAATCTGACCTCATACTGAACCTCCAGTCGTCGCTCATGATGCCCTCGAACATCCCCGCGACCACCGCCATCCGGCCGGAGAACGCAGCGCTCGCGGCGCTGCGCTCGCTGAACCTGCGCCACCTGAAGGCGCGCTTCTCCGGCGAGATCCGGGAGATGAAGGCCCGGCTCATTCGGGCCGACGACGCGATGCAACGCGAGCTCGGCGCCGACGACGAGGCGGTCACGTGA
- the purH gene encoding bifunctional phosphoribosylaminoimidazolecarboxamide formyltransferase/IMP cyclohydrolase, whose amino-acid sequence MTTQPLGFAPAADGDVPIRRALLTVWDKTGLVDLARCLASFGTELYSTGKTAALLRAAGLEVRDAQELTGRPEAFGGRMKTLSYEIASALLFDRDRDAAEARALGVTPIDLLVANLYPFGEYRDRGLATGELVEYIDIGGPTLVRAAAKNFRHVASVVSPADYPALIAELTERRGALSAATRRRLMTSAFEATARYDRAIADHLASEREDREERPAPNAPPMRFGRGVALRYGENPHQRARLHPRAGSASPTALLLSGKELSYNNLLDVEAALAALRGHERGHACVVVKHGNPCGFAVAKTPGEALELAWAGDPVSAFGSVLAFSSPLTRSCLAPLALDAEDRAARRFVEVVVAPAFDEGARALLATAKNLRVLPLSVDALPGDDDARLCLGHLLVQDPDDTLFASLRTATSAPFTPDAELAAFGIRAARAVKSNAIAIVRRAPREGLQLLGMGAGQPNRVASARIAVDRARETLRAAAVDRDAPTLSDAMGKAYAVSDAFLPFADTLETLADAGIRVLLQPGGSIRDREVIARGDALSVHVVMTETRHFRH is encoded by the coding sequence ATGACGACCCAGCCCCTGGGGTTCGCGCCGGCTGCCGACGGCGACGTGCCCATCCGCCGCGCGCTGCTCACCGTCTGGGACAAGACCGGCCTCGTAGACCTCGCGCGCTGCCTCGCGTCGTTCGGCACCGAGCTCTACTCCACGGGCAAGACCGCCGCGCTCCTCCGCGCGGCGGGGCTCGAGGTGCGCGACGCGCAGGAGCTCACCGGCCGGCCCGAGGCGTTCGGGGGTCGCATGAAGACCCTCTCCTACGAGATCGCGTCGGCGCTGCTCTTCGATCGTGACCGCGACGCGGCCGAGGCGCGCGCGCTCGGCGTCACGCCGATCGATCTCCTGGTCGCGAACCTCTACCCGTTCGGGGAGTACCGCGACCGCGGCCTCGCCACGGGCGAGCTTGTAGAATACATCGACATCGGCGGCCCGACGCTCGTGCGCGCGGCGGCGAAAAATTTCCGTCACGTCGCCTCGGTCGTCTCCCCCGCCGACTACCCCGCGCTCATCGCCGAGCTCACCGAGCGGCGGGGCGCGCTCTCCGCGGCGACGCGCCGGCGCCTCATGACAAGCGCCTTCGAGGCGACGGCGCGCTACGACCGCGCGATCGCCGATCACCTCGCGAGCGAGCGCGAGGACCGCGAAGAGCGACCCGCGCCCAACGCCCCCCCGATGCGCTTCGGCCGAGGCGTGGCGCTCCGTTACGGTGAGAATCCGCACCAGCGGGCGCGCCTCCATCCGCGCGCGGGCAGCGCCTCCCCCACGGCCCTCCTGCTCTCCGGCAAGGAGCTCTCCTACAACAACCTGCTCGACGTGGAGGCCGCGCTCGCGGCGCTGCGCGGGCACGAGCGCGGCCACGCGTGCGTGGTGGTGAAGCACGGCAACCCTTGCGGCTTCGCGGTCGCCAAAACGCCGGGCGAGGCGCTCGAGCTCGCTTGGGCCGGCGATCCCGTCTCCGCCTTCGGCTCGGTCCTCGCGTTCTCGAGCCCCCTCACGCGGTCCTGTCTGGCCCCGCTCGCGCTCGACGCGGAGGACCGCGCCGCGCGCCGCTTCGTGGAGGTCGTCGTGGCGCCTGCGTTCGACGAGGGCGCGCGGGCCCTACTCGCCACCGCCAAGAACCTGCGCGTCCTGCCGCTCTCGGTGGACGCGCTGCCCGGCGACGACGACGCGCGGCTCTGCCTCGGCCACCTGCTCGTCCAGGACCCCGACGACACCCTCTTCGCCTCGCTGCGGACCGCCACGAGCGCGCCGTTCACGCCCGACGCAGAGCTCGCGGCGTTCGGGATCAGGGCGGCGCGGGCGGTGAAGTCGAACGCCATCGCCATCGTCCGACGGGCACCGCGCGAGGGGCTCCAGCTGCTCGGTATGGGCGCGGGGCAACCGAACCGCGTCGCCTCGGCACGCATCGCCGTGGACCGCGCGCGTGAGACGCTCCGCGCCGCCGCCGTCGACCGTGACGCCCCGACGCTCTCGGACGCGATGGGCAAAGCCTACGCCGTGTCGGACGCGTTCCTGCCCTTCGCCGACACGCTGGAGACCCTGGCCGACGCCGGGATCCGCGTCCTCCTTCAGCCCGGAGGCTCCATTCGCGACCGCGAGGTCATCGCCCGCGGTGACGCCTTGAGCGTGCACGTCGTCATGACGGAGACCCGACACTTCCGCCACTGA
- a CDS encoding phosphoribosylformylglycinamidine synthase subunit PurQ, with protein MTALVIAGFGLNCEEESVAAYRKAGARARAVHAAELFSGAVSLRGVSIVHLSGGFSFGDDLGSGRVFANRLRLGRLPSGSTVLAELAAFVADGGLVFGVCNGFQILVRAGLLPNLSGAFEPEVTLAHNDSGRFEDRWVSCVAGPSPSPAFRGETRFDMPVRHGEGKLVTRDADVRDALVRQRLVALQYADANGPQEASPANPNGSTLACAALTDPTGRVLGAMPHPEAYLRPELHPAWPTRARERLERGDDERNSEPADGLRVFQNLVAAARACGRLKDPS; from the coding sequence GTGACCGCCCTCGTCATCGCGGGGTTCGGCCTCAACTGCGAGGAAGAGTCGGTCGCCGCCTATCGCAAGGCGGGCGCCCGCGCGCGCGCCGTGCACGCCGCCGAGCTGTTCTCCGGCGCGGTGTCGCTACGCGGCGTCTCGATCGTGCACCTCTCCGGGGGCTTCTCGTTCGGGGACGACCTCGGCTCGGGCCGCGTATTCGCCAATCGCCTTCGCCTTGGGCGCCTGCCCTCCGGGTCGACCGTCCTCGCCGAGCTCGCCGCGTTCGTCGCCGACGGCGGCCTGGTCTTCGGCGTGTGCAACGGCTTCCAGATCCTGGTGCGCGCGGGGCTCCTGCCCAACCTGAGCGGCGCGTTCGAGCCAGAGGTCACGCTCGCGCACAACGACTCGGGCCGCTTCGAAGATCGCTGGGTCTCGTGCGTGGCGGGTCCCTCGCCAAGCCCCGCGTTCCGCGGTGAGACGCGCTTCGACATGCCCGTACGCCACGGAGAGGGAAAGCTCGTCACGCGCGACGCCGACGTCCGCGACGCCTTGGTCCGCCAGCGCCTCGTCGCGCTCCAGTACGCCGACGCCAACGGCCCCCAAGAGGCCTCCCCGGCGAACCCGAACGGATCGACCCTCGCATGCGCGGCGCTCACGGATCCCACCGGCCGCGTGCTCGGCGCGATGCCCCACCCCGAGGCGTACCTGCGCCCCGAGCTGCACCCTGCCTGGCCTACGCGGGCGCGCGAGCGCCTCGAGCGGGGCGACGACGAGCGCAACAGCGAGCCGGCCGACGGTCTCCGCGTGTTCCAGAACCTCGTCGCGGCGGCCCGCGCGTGTGGGCGCCTGAAGGATCCCTCATGA
- a CDS encoding phosphoribosylformylglycinamidine synthase, which translates to MTRVIAIESRRGAEDPRAHALGEHVSRALGTPTSARSVRLFATTHQEVSDLELAAFARGALADPLVDDVEVSALLSPLGAKSYVHLARLPGLTDDEARSAELSWALVRGEPATDGATFFAQELVVFDEALSPATLERLARDVLGNPNVHELSWGHLPFVPVAPKRVSLAAHARVLAVPLPDSDEALVALSKARSLGLSLVELRAIAAHLAEPEVARARAANGLPEAPTDCELEIFAQTWSEHCKHKEFGATIAIDDRERGEARTLRSLFKTCVAGPTREVCATLEARGQGFVVVVFDDNAGIVRVDETKNLTLKVETHNSPSALDPYGGAITGVLGCNRDAVGTGRGGGRLYFNTDVLCFGTPSYAEPLLPGQLHPARVFEGVVAGVRDGGNKSGVPTVNGALVFDDRYAGKPLVFCGSAALVPASVSVDGVSLPAWKKDVRVGDHIVTMGGRVGQDGIHGATFSSSELGEGQSRGVVQVGSPFTQKLVVDLLEEASALGLIAGVNDSGAGGLSSSAGELARLTGGARVDTSLVPLKYPGLRPWEIFVSESQERMTLAVRPEHLAPLLTLAAERGVEARAIGEFTATGQLEVVFGTVPVASLSLAFLHDGVPPLSLSAIVESPRSRPCQLHARSLGPLLLDVLASPNVCSREATVRAYDHEVKGKTVVKPHMGVAGHAPQDAAVLLVDHEGHEGVAVANGICPRYGDLDPYAMAQGAFDEAVRSLVSVGARLPGDARGPFEFFAGCDNFCVPDSVFHPETNPDGREKLGKLVRIAEGLAEMVRAFEVPLVSGKDSMKNDLRAGGRKISVPPTLLVTMVAKVRDVRRVVTSEWKRPGDVVFLVGETHDELGRSIALSVLRDEGGLAPRVRVPETRALYTLMTTAHERRLLASSHDLSDGGLAVALAECCIGAGLGARVHSGADTLPAFSALFSESHARFVVSVPAARADEASALFGDRASRLGEVGGDALEITWRGEHTLRLAVADLARAWQRGPQ; encoded by the coding sequence GTGACCCGCGTGATCGCCATCGAGAGCCGGCGTGGGGCCGAGGATCCGCGAGCCCACGCCCTCGGAGAGCACGTGTCACGCGCGCTCGGCACGCCCACGAGCGCGCGCTCCGTGAGGCTCTTCGCGACGACGCACCAAGAGGTCTCCGACCTCGAGCTCGCGGCGTTCGCCCGCGGCGCCCTCGCCGATCCGCTCGTGGACGACGTGGAGGTCAGCGCGCTGCTCTCCCCGCTGGGGGCGAAGAGTTACGTGCATCTTGCACGCTTACCCGGTCTCACCGACGACGAGGCGAGGAGCGCCGAGCTCTCGTGGGCGCTCGTCAGGGGGGAGCCCGCGACCGACGGAGCGACCTTCTTCGCGCAGGAGCTCGTCGTGTTCGACGAGGCGCTCTCCCCCGCCACGCTCGAGCGCCTCGCGCGCGACGTGCTCGGGAACCCGAACGTGCACGAGCTCTCGTGGGGACACCTGCCCTTCGTGCCGGTCGCGCCCAAGCGCGTCTCGCTCGCGGCCCACGCCCGCGTCCTGGCGGTGCCGCTCCCCGACTCCGACGAGGCGCTCGTCGCGCTCTCCAAGGCGCGCTCGCTGGGGCTCTCGCTCGTCGAGCTCCGCGCGATCGCCGCGCACCTCGCGGAGCCCGAGGTCGCCCGCGCGCGCGCCGCGAACGGGCTCCCCGAAGCGCCGACCGACTGCGAGCTCGAGATCTTCGCGCAGACCTGGTCGGAGCACTGCAAGCACAAGGAGTTCGGCGCCACCATCGCCATCGACGATCGCGAGCGTGGCGAAGCGCGCACGCTCCGCTCGCTCTTCAAGACGTGCGTCGCCGGGCCCACGCGCGAGGTGTGCGCGACGCTCGAGGCGCGCGGCCAGGGCTTCGTGGTGGTCGTGTTCGACGACAACGCGGGCATCGTCCGGGTCGACGAGACGAAGAACCTCACCCTGAAGGTCGAGACGCACAACTCGCCCTCGGCGCTCGACCCGTACGGCGGCGCCATCACCGGAGTCCTCGGGTGCAATCGCGACGCGGTGGGCACGGGACGCGGCGGCGGACGCCTCTACTTCAACACCGACGTGCTGTGCTTCGGCACGCCAAGCTACGCGGAACCGCTCCTCCCCGGTCAGCTGCATCCTGCACGCGTGTTCGAGGGCGTCGTGGCCGGCGTGCGCGACGGGGGCAACAAGTCCGGCGTGCCCACCGTGAACGGCGCGCTTGTGTTCGACGACCGGTACGCCGGCAAGCCGCTCGTCTTCTGCGGCTCGGCGGCGCTCGTACCGGCGTCCGTGTCGGTCGACGGCGTCTCCCTGCCCGCGTGGAAGAAGGACGTGCGGGTCGGAGACCACATCGTCACGATGGGCGGCCGCGTGGGCCAAGACGGCATCCACGGCGCGACGTTCTCGTCGAGCGAGCTCGGCGAGGGGCAGAGCCGCGGCGTGGTCCAGGTCGGCAGCCCGTTCACGCAGAAGCTCGTCGTGGACCTCCTCGAGGAGGCCTCGGCGCTCGGGCTCATCGCGGGGGTGAACGACAGCGGCGCGGGCGGCCTGTCGTCGTCGGCGGGCGAGCTCGCGCGGCTGACCGGCGGCGCGCGCGTCGACACGAGCCTCGTGCCGCTCAAGTACCCGGGGCTCCGCCCCTGGGAGATCTTCGTCTCCGAGTCGCAGGAGCGCATGACCCTCGCGGTGCGCCCCGAGCACCTCGCGCCGCTCCTCACCCTCGCCGCGGAGCGCGGGGTGGAGGCCCGCGCCATCGGCGAGTTCACCGCTACCGGCCAGCTCGAGGTCGTCTTCGGGACGGTGCCCGTCGCGTCGCTCTCGCTCGCGTTCCTCCACGACGGCGTGCCGCCGCTCAGCCTGTCGGCGATCGTCGAGTCGCCGCGCTCGCGCCCTTGCCAGCTCCACGCCCGGTCGCTCGGGCCCCTGCTCCTCGACGTGCTCGCGTCGCCGAACGTGTGCAGCCGCGAGGCCACCGTGCGCGCCTACGACCACGAGGTGAAGGGCAAGACCGTGGTGAAGCCCCACATGGGCGTGGCGGGGCACGCGCCGCAGGACGCGGCCGTCCTGCTCGTCGACCACGAGGGCCACGAGGGCGTGGCCGTGGCGAACGGCATCTGCCCGCGGTACGGCGACCTCGATCCGTACGCGATGGCGCAGGGCGCGTTCGACGAGGCGGTGCGATCGCTCGTGTCCGTCGGCGCGCGCCTCCCCGGCGACGCCCGTGGCCCCTTCGAGTTCTTCGCCGGCTGCGACAACTTCTGCGTCCCCGACTCGGTGTTCCACCCCGAGACGAACCCCGACGGGCGCGAGAAGCTTGGCAAGCTCGTGCGCATCGCCGAGGGCCTCGCCGAGATGGTGCGCGCCTTCGAGGTGCCGCTCGTCTCGGGCAAGGACAGCATGAAGAACGATCTTCGCGCGGGCGGGCGGAAGATCAGCGTGCCGCCGACGCTGCTCGTCACGATGGTCGCGAAGGTGCGCGACGTGCGCCGGGTCGTCACGAGCGAGTGGAAGCGCCCGGGCGACGTCGTCTTCCTCGTGGGAGAGACCCACGACGAGCTAGGGCGGTCGATCGCCCTCTCGGTGCTGCGCGACGAAGGGGGCCTCGCCCCGCGCGTGCGCGTCCCCGAAACACGTGCACTTTACACGCTCATGACCACGGCCCACGAGCGGCGGCTCCTCGCTTCGAGCCACGACCTCAGCGACGGCGGGCTCGCCGTGGCGCTCGCGGAGTGCTGCATCGGCGCGGGACTGGGCGCCCGCGTGCACAGCGGCGCTGACACGCTCCCCGCGTTCTCGGCGCTCTTCTCCGAGTCGCACGCGCGCTTCGTGGTGTCGGTGCCGGCAGCGCGGGCCGACGAGGCCTCGGCGCTCTTCGGCGACCGCGCCTCGCGCCTCGGCGAGGTCGGCGGCGACGCGCTCGAGATCACCTGGCGAGGTGAGCACACACTCCGGCTCGCCGTCGCGGACCTGGCGCGCGCCTGGCAGCGGGGGCCGCAGTGA
- a CDS encoding phosphoribosylformylglycinamidine cyclo-ligase: protein MTPLPPTRELGQSNAPRLGDLDRKAAASAIAARWAEGTQTRRAGSDGACDPQLRSHYAQSTRIGGARIASTTDGVGTKVEIAERTRTYDTIAFDLVAMVVDDLAAAGAAPVALTNVLDVDRIDVPTVDALMRGLARAAVAADVAVTGGEIAELGARVGGFGEGMHFNWCATAIGHYPEGREPLTGQDVRPGDALIALESAGFRSNGFSLLRATLQRAFGDDWHDASGPGATWGELALLPSTIYAPLVERLLASGVALTGAAHVTGGGVPNKLGRALRATGLGAHLTSLYEPPPYVIEAQRLGDIDDASAYRAWNMGQGFILVLRPGAVGDALATCAAHGIVGREAGVVVDSGAIRIESRGLHGGSLSFPTSARGTTGGTP, encoded by the coding sequence ATGACGCCCCTCCCCCCGACGCGAGAGCTGGGGCAGTCGAATGCTCCGCGCCTGGGAGATCTCGACCGAAAAGCAGCGGCGTCCGCCATCGCCGCGAGGTGGGCCGAGGGCACGCAGACGCGCCGAGCCGGCAGCGACGGCGCGTGCGATCCGCAGCTCCGCTCGCACTACGCGCAGAGCACACGCATCGGAGGGGCGCGCATCGCCTCGACCACGGACGGCGTCGGCACGAAGGTCGAGATCGCCGAGCGCACCCGCACCTACGACACGATCGCGTTCGATCTCGTCGCGATGGTCGTGGACGATCTCGCGGCCGCGGGGGCGGCGCCCGTCGCGTTGACCAACGTGCTCGACGTAGACCGCATCGACGTCCCCACGGTCGACGCGCTCATGCGAGGGCTCGCCCGCGCGGCGGTCGCCGCCGACGTCGCCGTCACGGGCGGCGAGATCGCCGAGCTCGGGGCCCGCGTCGGAGGCTTCGGGGAGGGCATGCACTTCAACTGGTGCGCCACCGCGATCGGCCACTACCCCGAGGGGCGCGAGCCCCTCACGGGCCAGGACGTTCGCCCCGGCGACGCGCTGATCGCCCTGGAGAGCGCCGGGTTCCGCTCCAACGGCTTCTCCCTCTTGCGTGCCACTCTCCAGCGCGCGTTCGGCGACGACTGGCACGACGCGTCAGGGCCTGGCGCCACGTGGGGCGAGCTCGCGCTCCTGCCCTCCACGATCTATGCGCCGCTCGTGGAGCGCCTCCTCGCGTCGGGGGTCGCGCTCACCGGGGCGGCCCACGTCACGGGCGGCGGCGTTCCCAACAAGCTCGGGCGCGCGCTCCGCGCGACGGGGCTCGGCGCCCACCTCACCTCCCTGTACGAGCCCCCCCCGTACGTGATCGAGGCGCAGCGACTCGGCGACATCGACGACGCCAGCGCGTACCGCGCATGGAACATGGGCCAGGGCTTCATCCTGGTGCTCCGGCCCGGAGCGGTCGGCGACGCGCTCGCCACCTGCGCGGCCCACGGGATCGTCGGCAGGGAAGCCGGCGTCGTCGTCGACAGCGGCGCCATCCGAATCGAGTCCCGCGGCCTGCACGGCGGGAGCCTGAGCTTCCCCACGTCGGCGCGCGGGACCACGGGGGGTACGCCGTGA